A part of bacterium genomic DNA contains:
- the tmk gene encoding dTMP kinase, producing the protein MFIVFEGGEGAGKSSQVSMLKDALKIPSIATKEPYVEWIKEMVFDGKTPKMAALHLFLADRIIHINEVIKPALAEGKIVICDRYFLSTIAYEGYGYGIDIELVKKLNDGCIIPDIVFLLDIEPEKGLKRVRRDNRFEKEDISFHKKVREGYLLEAKNDKKIKVLDGRKSKEEIHRIVMEELEFKK; encoded by the coding sequence ATGTTTATAGTGTTTGAAGGAGGGGAAGGGGCAGGAAAATCATCCCAGGTAAGCATGCTAAAAGATGCTTTAAAAATTCCCTCTATTGCTACAAAAGAACCTTATGTAGAATGGATAAAGGAAATGGTCTTTGATGGAAAAACACCAAAAATGGCAGCCCTTCATCTGTTTCTTGCAGATAGAATAATTCATATAAACGAAGTCATTAAGCCTGCTTTAGCTGAAGGGAAAATTGTTATTTGCGATAGATACTTCCTTTCAACAATTGCATACGAAGGATATGGTTATGGAATAGACATTGAGCTTGTTAAAAAATTGAATGATGGATGTATTATCCCGGATATTGTTTTTCTTCTTGATATAGAGCCAGAAAAAGGATTAAAAAGGGTTAGGAGGGATAATAGGTTTGAAAAAGAGGATATATCATTCCATAAAAAGGTAAGGGAGGGTTATCTTTTGGAAGCAAAGAATGACAAAAAAATAAAGGTTCTTGATGGAAGAAAAAGCAAAGAAGAAATACATAGGATTGTAATGGAAGAATTAGAATTTAAAAAATGA
- a CDS encoding 3-isopropylmalate dehydratase small subunit — translation MKISGYSHKFGDDVSTDLVIPGRFFHLRSNLPELAKHLMEDAMPGFIDKIKAGDFIVGGKNFGCGSSREHAPTIIKMAGIKAVLAKSFARIFFRNAINLGLLVIECDTSNIEDGDYLTIDGDGFIENKRTGKRIEFVPLSPFMKKILGDGGLVEYVKKHKGIEI, via the coding sequence ATGAAAATATCTGGCTATAGCCATAAATTTGGTGATGATGTTTCAACGGATTTAGTAATCCCAGGAAGGTTTTTTCATCTTCGCTCAAACCTACCTGAGCTTGCCAAGCATCTTATGGAGGATGCAATGCCTGGATTTATAGATAAAATAAAGGCCGGAGATTTTATTGTAGGGGGAAAGAATTTTGGCTGTGGTTCATCAAGGGAGCATGCACCAACCATTATAAAAATGGCTGGAATTAAGGCTGTTTTAGCAAAATCCTTTGCAAGAATCTTCTTTAGGAATGCAATAAATTTAGGGCTTCTTGTCATTGAATGCGATACATCAAATATAGAGGATGGAGATTATCTTACAATTGATGGAGATGGCTTTATTGAAAACAAAAGAACAGGTAAAAGAATAGAATTTGTCCCCCTTTCTCCATTTATGAAAAAAATCCTTGGAGATGGTGGTCTGGTTGAATATGTAAAGAAGCATAAGGGGATTGAGATATGA
- a CDS encoding 3-isopropylmalate dehydratase large subunit, whose translation MTLTQKIISKKAGKPVKEGEIIIVDVDACFLQDGTGPLAIKRLKELEIEKISPPKRSIIFIDHSSPSPNLSLSNDHKLLRDFAKENNIVLSDIGEGVCHQIMAEDFVKPADIVIGSDSHTCTLGALDAFATGMGSSDLAVILGLGKTYLKVCETILVEIEGKFPKGVYAKDLILYLIGKIGADGASYKALEFRGCELDMEERLTISNMAIECGAKAGLFPSDEKTREFLKKQGRENDYSPLEPDNDAEYVEKIKIDASSLVPYISLPHSVDNVVPISKKSGLKIDQVFIGTCTNGRIFDLRIVASILKGKKAKTRLLICPASKNVYLSALKEGIIEILIEAGAVILPPGCGPCVGIHQGILGDGERCLSTANRNFKGRMGNPNSEIYLSSPATAAASALYGVITDPREIL comes from the coding sequence ATGACATTAACTCAGAAAATAATTTCAAAAAAAGCAGGAAAGCCTGTAAAGGAGGGAGAGATTATTATTGTAGATGTTGATGCTTGCTTCCTTCAGGATGGAACAGGGCCACTTGCAATAAAAAGATTAAAGGAGCTTGAAATAGAGAAAATATCCCCTCCAAAGAGGTCCATTATCTTTATTGACCATTCATCTCCCTCTCCCAATTTATCCCTTTCAAACGACCATAAGCTATTAAGGGATTTTGCAAAAGAGAATAATATTGTGTTATCTGATATTGGAGAAGGTGTGTGTCATCAGATAATGGCAGAGGATTTTGTAAAACCAGCTGATATTGTTATTGGCTCTGATTCCCATACCTGCACCCTGGGGGCATTAGATGCTTTTGCAACAGGGATGGGCTCTTCTGACCTTGCTGTTATTCTTGGGCTAGGAAAGACATACCTTAAGGTTTGTGAAACAATATTGGTTGAAATTGAAGGAAAATTTCCAAAGGGTGTTTATGCAAAGGATTTAATTCTTTACCTTATAGGAAAAATAGGGGCAGATGGTGCATCATACAAAGCCCTTGAGTTTAGAGGATGTGAATTGGATATGGAAGAAAGGCTTACCATATCAAATATGGCAATTGAATGTGGGGCAAAGGCTGGATTATTTCCATCTGATGAGAAGACAAGGGAATTTTTGAAAAAGCAGGGAAGGGAGAATGATTATTCACCATTAGAGCCAGACAATGATGCAGAATATGTAGAAAAAATAAAAATAGATGCTTCTTCCCTTGTTCCTTATATTAGCCTTCCCCATAGCGTTGATAATGTTGTTCCCATAAGTAAAAAAAGTGGTTTAAAGATAGACCAGGTTTTTATTGGAACCTGCACAAATGGAAGGATTTTTGATTTAAGGATTGTTGCATCTATTCTTAAGGGAAAAAAGGCAAAGACAAGGCTTTTAATTTGCCCTGCATCAAAAAATGTCTACCTTTCTGCATTGAAAGAGGGAATAATCGAAATTCTTATTGAAGCAGGTGCTGTTATCCTTCCCCCGGGATGTGGTCCTTGTGTTGGAATTCATCAAGGGATATTGGGTGATGGTGAAAGGTGTTTGTCAACAGCAAATAGGAATTTTAAAGGAAGGATGGGAAACCCGAATTCAGAGATTTATTTATCCTCTCCAGCAACAGCAGCTGCTTCGGCTCTATATGGGGTTATAACAGACCCAAGGGAGATATTATGA
- a CDS encoding DUF4160 domain-containing protein: MSPTILKEEGYRFFFFSREESRMHIHVICADGEVKFWLEPKIELAKNYNLSHMQLREIENIIKVHYDDFKNAWKGYQKS; the protein is encoded by the coding sequence ATGAGCCCGACCATTCTGAAAGAAGAAGGCTATCGATTCTTTTTCTTCTCTAGAGAGGAAAGCAGGATGCATATTCATGTCATATGTGCTGATGGAGAAGTAAAGTTTTGGTTAGAGCCTAAGATAGAATTAGCAAAAAATTATAATTTATCACATATGCAGTTAAGGGAAATAGAAAATATTATTAAGGTGCATTATGATGACTTTAAAAACGCTTGGAAAGGATACCAGAAAAGCTGA
- a CDS encoding DUF2442 domain-containing protein has protein sequence MTLKTLGKDTRKAEVTHISAYGIWLLATDKELFMAYEDFPWFKDVPVSKIFNVEESQPGHFYWPDLDVDLTVEIIEYPQKFPLIMK, from the coding sequence ATGACTTTAAAAACGCTTGGAAAGGATACCAGAAAAGCTGAAGTTACACATATCTCTGCTTATGGAATATGGCTTTTAGCTACAGATAAAGAATTATTTATGGCATACGAAGATTTTCCCTGGTTTAAAGATGTGCCTGTTAGCAAAATCTTCAATGTAGAAGAATCACAGCCAGGGCATTTTTATTGGCCTGATTTAGATGTTGATCTTACAGTTGAAATTATAGAGTATCCGCAAAAATTTCCATTAATAATGAAATGA
- the rplV gene encoding 50S ribosomal protein L22 has product MQGKAISKYIRISSSKLRQVISLIKGKRGDEAENILQMTPKRASYFIHKALGSAFANCRIRSPLLELKDVWIKEVWANNGPMMKRIKYCARGRSGRILKKTSHLTVVLEKI; this is encoded by the coding sequence ATGCAAGGAAAGGCTATATCAAAATATATTAGAATTTCTTCATCAAAGCTTCGTCAGGTTATTTCCCTTATAAAGGGAAAAAGGGGTGATGAGGCAGAGAATATCTTGCAGATGACGCCAAAGAGGGCATCCTATTTTATCCATAAAGCATTAGGAAGCGCATTTGCAAATTGCAGAATAAGGTCTCCCCTTTTAGAGCTTAAGGATGTCTGGATAAAAGAAGTATGGGCAAATAATGGGCCAATGATGAAGAGGATAAAATATTGTGCAAGGGGAAGGTCAGGCAGGATTCTTAAAAAAACATCCCATCTTACAGTTGTCCTTGAAAAAATATGA